TAGCATCAAGATTGAGCTGACCTTCTTCGATACGTTGTAAACCTTCTACCGTAGCTAAGACAACTAGGCGATCGCCTTCTACTAATTGAAGATCATCTGAAGGCATTAGAGTAAGATTTTGAGAGGGTTTAGCGTGAGCAATTACTTCTACTCCATAACCATAAGCTACTTCTGAGATTAATAAACCTTTGAGGGTATCATCTACCTCAATCTGATATTCTGTAACTAAGATATTTTGATTCTCAATCGGACAGACAGCGATAATATTCTCACCAAAAGCCGCCCCAGCAAAGGCTTCAGATGCTAATTGATAAGCTTCTAAAATCTTGGCTTCGGGGAGTAATTTACTGAGATTATTAGATAAATCTTGTCCATCGGTACGAATAACTAGATTATTTCTTGGGTTGGCGGTTTTTGCCATTAAAGCAATTTCTAGGTTTAACATCTCATCATCTGTAACCACAACCACGCTAGAAGCTTTTTTCAAGTTAGCTTTAGCTAAAGCTTCGTTTAAATTACCCACGATTAAAGGCATTTTCGGTAATATACTTCTATCAAAGTCTTGATTAAAACTGATTCCGAGGATATCTTGACCCAATTCTTGTAATAAACTTGCTACTTGACAACCTACTCTACCTAAACCAACAATCACGATATGATTAGCTTGAGGAATAGGTGGACGACTTTTGGTAAACTCAAATTTAGAAGAGAGTAAAGCTTCTGTTAATAAGGCGTATAAAATTCCTACAAAAGCTGTACCCATTAAATTCAAGATAAAAGCAAATAACTGTAACCACCAAGGGATAGACTCGTTGGGTTCAAAATCTCCTAATAAGTCAGCATAACCTCCTAATAACAGAGTAGCGGTAGCGTAAAAAGCCGAGACTAAATTGGTTTCTTCATAAAATCTCTCAAATAAAATTGTACCGATCATCAATAAGATCATCACGACAAAACCAGAAATAACTGCTACTCCTCGTATCTGTTGACTTAAACTTAATTTCCCGAAATTGCGGACAAATGGTTTCCAGGATTTGCGCAAGTTTACCAGTTTTTGACGCCAATTTTGTCTAGTTGGGGATATTTGCACAGATTCTTCTTTAAAATCATCTACTACTTCAGCATAGATAAGAATATCTCCATTCTGGATTTTTAATTCCCCATCCCATTGATGAAAGTTTGTCTCAATTTGAGCATAATGATCAGGAGTATGAGTTAGTAACCGTCGAGTCTTGTTATTAATTTCGTAAATATACTTATTGTTTGACCAAGGATCTTTTGAGTTAATCTGACGTCTAGTTATCCTGATTCTACGTTTATCTAAACTAAATAATCCCAAAATTTCTGTTCCTAACGCAGCTAAAGCAAAAGCCGACGCGGGTAATTGGATTGGTTCATAAGCGATAAAATTACCTAGTTGTTCTCCTAGTAATATGTTCAGATTTTCTTTACTAGAACGTACTACTAATCGAGTATTAGGATTAAGTTGACGAATGGCGATCGCGGTTTCTGCGTTAACTTTCTCATTACTAGTTACAATTAAAGCTGCCCGACATTTGGCTATTTTAGCTTTCTGCAGTACCTCTGTTTGACGACAATCTCCTAGGATGATATCGTCTAATAGTAACAATAATTGAGGAATTTCCCAAGGTTGAGAAGTTTTTTCTTGTTCGATAGCTATCACTGGTACATTAAATTTTTTCAGTGCAACCACGCAATTTTGTCCAAGACTTCCTAATCCACAGACTAAAAAGTAATTATCCATTTTTCTATGATATACATGACTATAGTATAATCTTAATCACAATGAATCAAATCAACCATAAATCCAATCAATTAACAATAGGAGTAATTTTAGCTTTACTCAGTTTTATTTTTCTTGGTTTTACAGTTAGTAACTTTTCCGATAAATTAGCTTGGGATAGTGCAATTTTATTAGGGATTCATAGTCAGAGTCAACCTATTTTAGATCAACTAGCCATCATGACAACTGATTTAGGAGAAGTGACGGGAATTATTATCTTAAGTTTACCGATTTGGCTCTTATTAGCTTATCAAAAAAAACCTTTAATTTTAGCTTATTTGATTGTAACAATTTTCAGTAGTTCTCTGGTTAATTTAATCGTTAAACTTAGCTTTCAAAGAATGCGCCCCCAACTTTGGGATGTATTTTATCTACCCCATAGTTTTTCTTTTCCTAGTGGTCACGCCATGGGAAGCATGACTCTAGTAATGGCACTTTTATTAATTACTAGAGGCACTATTTGGCATAATATTTGTTTAATTTGGGGAAGTTTATATTTATTACTAATCGCTTGGACACGTCTATATTTGGGAGTCCATTACCCTACTGATATTTTAGGGGGCTGGTTATTAGCTATTGTTTGGACAAAGACAGTTTATTGGTTATGCTTAGAAAGGGTAGCTTGATTTAATTGTTGTTGCCAATCTCTGCCGAGTATAATAGTAATATCAGAGCCAAAAACTCCTGTACTTTCTACTAATACCTCTCCTAATCCTAAATCAGCTCTCAGGGCGATCGCACTAGCATCATTTCCTGTTTGAGCAATAATTCGAGTTGCTGGTAATCTTTCTCCCCAATCCCGACTAACGTAAACTTGTTGATATCCTGCTCGTCGCAATCTTAAGACTAAGGCTGCGACAGCTTCAGGATTTTGGGTACTATCTTGAATAGCAATCTTTAAATTGCGTGGATCTTCATATTCAACTCTAGCATAACCTTGGTCAAAATGTTCCGCCATCAATTGCTCAATGCTGTCATAATTAGGTAACCAATAGCTAATATCTGTTCTACCATCGCCATTAAATTCCCCGGGAAGCATCACCATTTCTAGATTCATTCTGTTAATTTGACTAGCAAAAGTACTTAAAGCGATTAATTCATCTACAGTCAAATTAGTATCGATATGAGATTGAACGATATTAATTATCTGTGGACTTTTAAAAACTATCTCAGGGTTACTGGCTTTTTCTGTTAGAGCGCGTAAGATTAATTGTTGTCTTTGTACTCTACCAATATCCCCAAAACTATCATGACGAAAACGAATAAAATCTAATGCTTGACCACCGTTTAAATGTTGTGTTCCTTGTTTTAAATCGATATATAAACGTTGACTATGGTCAGTATATTGCATATCCTGGGGTACGTAAACCGTTACTCCTCCGAGAGCATCAATTAATTTCTCTACCCCTTGGACATTGATACGAATATAGCGATCAATTTTCACTCCACCGAGTAAATCACTGATAGCTTGTGCTGCTAAAGGTGCTCCCCCTTCTTCGTTGGCTGCGTTGACTTTAGCTACACCATGACCTGGTATATAGGTTTTCGTATCCCTAGGAATTGATAAAACAGTTAGTTTCTGTTGTCTAGGATTAAATCTTAACAAGAGGATAACATCAGAAACACCCTCAAAAGAATCTACTACGGCGTGATAACCTAAATCTACTTCTGGTGGTTCTTCCAAATCAGAGGTTAACACCTTTACTCCTAAAACAACAATATTGACAGGGCGATCTAATTGCGCTATTCCTCTGACGGTTTTTTCGTTATTAAATACTTGCTGTTCTTGTGAAGTTAAAGCTACTTTTTGTAACGGTTTATACTCGTGTAGGGAAACGGCTAAAATAGCTCCCGCTGTAGCTGATAAACAAGCTATACAGCCTAATCCTAACGCAATAAATAGCCCTCGATTACGTTTTTTTCTCTGTTGATTTGTTTTCACTGCTAGATTACTCAATTAATTGTTTAGACACCCTGATATAGATTCAAATATTGGCTAAATTTTGACTTTGTTGCTATAATCAGTTAGTTCATATTGTAAGTAAAAAAATGAAACTTAAAGATAGCTCATTTTTGACAGAGTTAGCAATCTTAGGCATTACGACATTAACAACTTTTAGTATTCCTGCTCAAGCATTTATATTACAAACTTCCGTTCCCCCAATTAGCAATCCTCCCTTTGACTCTTATTTGATTATAGGCTACCGACAGACATTTACAGATCTTCTTGGAAGAAATTTGACGGGAATATCTTTAAGCTCTTCTTCATTTAATACAAATAGTTTTACACAACAAGGAAATAACCCTATTATTGCCAATTATTTTGGTGGTTCAGTTCTACCAGGAGATGGGTTCACCTTGAGTGTGGAGATAGAAGATTTGCCTACTAGTACTAATATAAACGTAACCTCAGAATTAGTTTTTTTCACTGGTACGGGAGTAATAACTGTTCCCGATCAACGTATAACTTATGGTGCAGTTTGTACTACTCAAGGAGATGGTACACCTTTTATGGCTGCACAAATTGAGGTAGAAGCTGCAGGAAGCACTTATCAAATATTAGGACAATGTCAGGGTAATACTTTAGGACTAATTAATAACCAGATAGATGATTACGACGTAGCTATTAGCGTCCAAGATCTTCCTAATGGTTATCAACCAATGGATAATTTAGATCCTTTTCCACCAAGTCAAACAATAACTTTAAGTCCTGGATTTAATCAAGATGTTGCTCAAACTACGACAACACCTGAACCTTCCTCTATTTTAGGCTTAGGGCTATTTGCAGGATTAGGATTAATTGGGAAGTTCAAAAATAAATTCATCTCTAAAAAAAGATTGCTTTCCTAAATGTCAACCTAAAATATAGAAATTGCTAGGGAGATTAGGACATTCTTAAAACGCGAAACCAGTCACTTAGTAAGCACTTCCCCCCAGCAAAGCTGCCATCTGCTTCCTGCTTTCTGCTATATCTGCTAAGACTGCTTAGTCTTATGTTCGTAAAAAAAACTACAAAATTAGTTAAATCAATAATTTAACTAATTTTTTTATAGATAGATAAAAGGCAAAAGCAAATTAATATAATATAAGTATTAAAAGTACTTAGGAAAATCATCAGGGTTCAGCTAGCGTGAACACTACAATAAAGAAATTGAAAACACCAGTAGTTTTTATTAATAATCTTAATCACTCTTTCGGAGAGGGTGAATTGTGTAAACAGATTTTATTTGACATTAAGCTTACTCTCCAGTCAGGTGAAGTAGTGATTATGAAAGGTCCATCTGGCTCGGGAAAAACCACTCTGTTAACCCTGATTGGCGCTCTACGCTCGGCTCAATCTGGTACTCTTAAAGTACTTAACCAAGAGTTGGTAGGAGCGAGTAAACATGATTTGGTCCAAATTAGACGCAATATAGGATATATATTTCAGTCACATAATTTATTAGCCTCTCTAACAGCTCGCCAAAACGTACAAATGTCTATAGAGCTACAAGAGAATATTACACCAGCATCCGCAAAAGAAAAGTCAGAATTAATGCTCAAAGCAGTAGGTTTAGGCGATCACCTCAACTATTATCCCCATAATCTCTCGGGAGGACAAAAACAACGAGTAGCGATCGCCAGAGCTTTAGTTAGTCACCCCAAAATTATCTTAGCAGATGAACCCACCGCTTCTCTAGACAGTAAATCTGGTCATGGAGTAGTAGAAATAATGCAGCGTTTAGCAAAAGAACAAGGTTGTACAATATTATTAGTTACTCATGATGATCGTATTCTCGATATAGCAGATCGCATTATTTATCTAGAAGACGGCAAAATACAATATAGCACTGAAAATGCTATTAACTAATTATGGCATTGAGATGGAAATCACTAGTTTTGATATGGATATTGATTTTTAGTCTAGTTATTTTACTCAGTTTTTTATCTAGCTTATTAACCACTGAAAATACCCGTCTTTTACCTGTTAAACGCCTAGAAAAAGTTACCTTGCAATTAAAATGGCAACATCAATTCCAATTTGCAGGTTATTACGCAGCTAAAGCTCAAGGATACTATCAAGATGCAGGTTTAGACGTAGAAATACTCCCTGCACCTGAAGATGTTTCTTCTGTTGACCTAGTTTTAAGGGGTAAAGCAGATTTTGGTATTGCTATGTCTGATTTACTGTTATTACGTGGTCAAGGTGAGTCTGTAGTAGCTTTAGCGACTATTTTTCAACATTCTCCCCTAGTTTTCTTAGCTATTAAAAATTCAGGTATAGATCATATCCATGATCTAGTAGGTAAAAAAGTCATGCTAGAATCTCACTCAGAGGAGTTAATCGCTTATCTTCATAGTGAGGGTGTTTCTCTCAATCAGTTAATCCAACTTCCCCATGATTTTAACCCCTTAGGGTTAATAGATGGTAGAGTAGATGCTATGTCTGCTTACTCAACTGATGAACCTTTTTTACTTAGGGAAGCAGGTATAAATTATTTAACCTTTACAGCGCGCTCAGTTGGTATAGACTTTTATGGTGATACTCTCTATACTACTGCCAAAGAAATCAGAGAAAACCCCCAAAAAGTTAGAAAGTTTCTAGACGCTTCTTTAAAAGGTTGGGAATACGCTTTAAACAATCCACAAGAAATAATTGCTTTAATCTTAACTGAATATAGCCAACGTCATAGTCGTGAACATCTAGAGTTTGAAGCGATGATGACTGACCGTTTGATTATACCAGACATAGTGGAAATAGGCTATATGAATCCTGGACGTTGGCAACATATTGCTAAAATCTATCAAGACTTGGGAATGTTATCAAAAAACTTCTCTCTGGAAGGATTTATTTACGAAAGAAATCCCCGAGCTAATTTATTTTGGTTTTATTTAATTTTGGGGATATTTTCTACTATTTTAGGGTTAATTTCTTGGGTAGCTTGGCGCTTTTATCGATTAAACCTGAGGATTCACCAAGAGATAAAAGAAAGAAAACAAACGGAAATAGAATTACGTGCTTTAGAAAAACGTTATCGTACTTTGTCTGAAAATGCACCTTTTCCCGTGGTTATTTCTTATATAGACAATGGTATCGTTGCTTATCTCAATCCCGAAGCTGCTAAACAATTTGAAATTGCTAGAGAATATGTTATAGGTAAAAAAACAGTAGAATTTTATACTAATATTGAGGAACGTAATCAACTACTCACAATTTTACTCAATCAAGGTTTTATTAAAAATTATGAAATAGAACTTAAAACAGCTA
The nucleotide sequence above comes from Gloeocapsa sp. DLM2.Bin57. Encoded proteins:
- a CDS encoding potassium transporter TrkA: MDNYFLVCGLGSLGQNCVVALKKFNVPVIAIEQEKTSQPWEIPQLLLLLDDIILGDCRQTEVLQKAKIAKCRAALIVTSNEKVNAETAIAIRQLNPNTRLVVRSSKENLNILLGEQLGNFIAYEPIQLPASAFALAALGTEILGLFSLDKRRIRITRRQINSKDPWSNNKYIYEINNKTRRLLTHTPDHYAQIETNFHQWDGELKIQNGDILIYAEVVDDFKEESVQISPTRQNWRQKLVNLRKSWKPFVRNFGKLSLSQQIRGVAVISGFVVMILLMIGTILFERFYEETNLVSAFYATATLLLGGYADLLGDFEPNESIPWWLQLFAFILNLMGTAFVGILYALLTEALLSSKFEFTKSRPPIPQANHIVIVGLGRVGCQVASLLQELGQDILGISFNQDFDRSILPKMPLIVGNLNEALAKANLKKASSVVVVTDDEMLNLEIALMAKTANPRNNLVIRTDGQDLSNNLSKLLPEAKILEAYQLASEAFAGAAFGENIIAVCPIENQNILVTEYQIEVDDTLKGLLISEVAYGYGVEVIAHAKPSQNLTLMPSDDLQLVEGDRLVVLATVEGLQRIEEGQLNLDAKQYFIRVEKALNSEAAFSGANLIVLISGCSVPQARELFQHLPATLDVPLYKQQANRLVRGLNKRQVKAIVLENRE
- a CDS encoding phosphatase PAP2 family protein, coding for MNQINHKSNQLTIGVILALLSFIFLGFTVSNFSDKLAWDSAILLGIHSQSQPILDQLAIMTTDLGEVTGIIILSLPIWLLLAYQKKPLILAYLIVTIFSSSLVNLIVKLSFQRMRPQLWDVFYLPHSFSFPSGHAMGSMTLVMALLLITRGTIWHNICLIWGSLYLLLIAWTRLYLGVHYPTDILGGWLLAIVWTKTVYWLCLERVA
- a CDS encoding LytR family transcriptional regulator, with protein sequence MSNLAVKTNQQRKKRNRGLFIALGLGCIACLSATAGAILAVSLHEYKPLQKVALTSQEQQVFNNEKTVRGIAQLDRPVNIVVLGVKVLTSDLEEPPEVDLGYHAVVDSFEGVSDVILLLRFNPRQQKLTVLSIPRDTKTYIPGHGVAKVNAANEEGGAPLAAQAISDLLGGVKIDRYIRINVQGVEKLIDALGGVTVYVPQDMQYTDHSQRLYIDLKQGTQHLNGGQALDFIRFRHDSFGDIGRVQRQQLILRALTEKASNPEIVFKSPQIINIVQSHIDTNLTVDELIALSTFASQINRMNLEMVMLPGEFNGDGRTDISYWLPNYDSIEQLMAEHFDQGYARVEYEDPRNLKIAIQDSTQNPEAVAALVLRLRRAGYQQVYVSRDWGERLPATRIIAQTGNDASAIALRADLGLGEVLVESTGVFGSDITIILGRDWQQQLNQATLSKHNQ
- a CDS encoding ATP-binding cassette domain-containing protein; the encoded protein is MKTPVVFINNLNHSFGEGELCKQILFDIKLTLQSGEVVIMKGPSGSGKTTLLTLIGALRSAQSGTLKVLNQELVGASKHDLVQIRRNIGYIFQSHNLLASLTARQNVQMSIELQENITPASAKEKSELMLKAVGLGDHLNYYPHNLSGGQKQRVAIARALVSHPKIILADEPTASLDSKSGHGVVEIMQRLAKEQGCTILLVTHDDRILDIADRIIYLEDGKIQYSTENAIN
- a CDS encoding diguanylate cyclase — protein: MALRWKSLVLIWILIFSLVILLSFLSSLLTTENTRLLPVKRLEKVTLQLKWQHQFQFAGYYAAKAQGYYQDAGLDVEILPAPEDVSSVDLVLRGKADFGIAMSDLLLLRGQGESVVALATIFQHSPLVFLAIKNSGIDHIHDLVGKKVMLESHSEELIAYLHSEGVSLNQLIQLPHDFNPLGLIDGRVDAMSAYSTDEPFLLREAGINYLTFTARSVGIDFYGDTLYTTAKEIRENPQKVRKFLDASLKGWEYALNNPQEIIALILTEYSQRHSREHLEFEAMMTDRLIIPDIVEIGYMNPGRWQHIAKIYQDLGMLSKNFSLEGFIYERNPRANLFWFYLILGIFSTILGLISWVAWRFYRLNLRIHQEIKERKQTEIELRALEKRYRTLSENAPFPVVISYIDNGIVAYLNPEAAKQFEIAREYVIGKKTVEFYTNIEERNQLLTILLNQGFIKNYEIELKTASDKHFWACLSATIIEFEDKLAAFTSLVDITKTKVLQEKLQKQAITDELTDIYNRRHFFELGKAVINQAIKSNQPLAILLIDLDHFKSINDTYGHDVGDIALKQVSSILAKHIREKDILGRLGGEEFALILPETTQDKVLIIAERLRLMIAQELIIVHQQKISLTVSIGIATLTENIYEINSLLKKADQALYQAKHQGRNCIVKSE